In the genome of Nocardia sp. NBC_00416, one region contains:
- the hisI gene encoding phosphoribosyl-AMP cyclohydrolase → MSLDPAIAARLKRNESGLVAAVAQERATGAVLMMAWMDDEALARTLATRRATYYSRSRQQYWVKGETSGHTQYVHEVRLDCDGDTVLLVVDQEGAACHTGTHTCFDTDVLLAPDRADSGTD, encoded by the coding sequence ATGAGTCTCGATCCGGCGATCGCGGCCCGGCTGAAACGTAACGAGTCCGGGCTGGTGGCCGCGGTCGCCCAGGAGCGCGCTACCGGCGCCGTCCTGATGATGGCGTGGATGGACGACGAGGCGCTGGCCCGGACGCTGGCCACCCGCCGCGCGACCTACTATTCGCGCTCCCGGCAGCAGTACTGGGTGAAGGGGGAGACCTCCGGCCACACCCAGTACGTGCACGAAGTACGGCTCGACTGCGACGGCGATACGGTGCTCCTGGTCGTGGACCAGGAGGGTGCGGCCTGCCATACGGGCACGCACACGTGTTTCGACACCGATGTCCTCCTCGCGCCGGACCGCGCCGACTCCGGCACGGACTGA
- a CDS encoding peroxiredoxin, protein MQIGQLAPVFELPDQTGTQRSLDSLLAGGPLVLFFYPAANTPVCTAEACHFRDLTAEFAALGASCAGISADAVDVQAGFAGSQRLGYPLLSDADGTVAEQYGVKRGLLGKLMPVKRHTFVIDTDRRIGTVISAELRANVHADRALEFLRARPGA, encoded by the coding sequence ATGCAGATCGGCCAGCTCGCCCCGGTGTTCGAACTTCCCGACCAGACCGGAACGCAACGCTCCCTGGATTCCCTGCTGGCCGGCGGGCCGCTCGTCCTGTTCTTCTACCCGGCCGCGAACACCCCGGTGTGCACGGCGGAGGCATGTCATTTCCGCGACCTCACCGCCGAGTTCGCCGCCCTGGGCGCGAGCTGCGCGGGGATCAGCGCCGACGCGGTGGACGTGCAGGCCGGATTCGCGGGATCGCAGCGGCTCGGGTACCCGCTCCTGTCCGACGCCGACGGCACGGTCGCCGAGCAGTACGGGGTCAAACGCGGACTGCTGGGCAAGCTGATGCCGGTGAAACGGCATACCTTCGTGATCGATACCGACCGCCGGATCGGCACGGTGATCAGCGCCGAGTTGCGCGCGAATGTGCACGCGGACCGAGCGCTGGAGTTCCTGCGCGCCCGCCCCGGAGCCTGA
- a CDS encoding TIGR02234 family membrane protein: MTDADDDPAAIPTANSAAAPNGDSAAPAPGAARPRPVDWGDEEVLSAAAPAGPSPAGRYPVAALVLLAVGAAALWGSSRLTWVTVTSADGLTEPRTDELNGGVWFGALTPLALVLLAAIAAVVATRGWVRRIVGVLVALIAAVTAVPALALLTGSGATEQRAATLAELPGRADVQELATAPLPALLTLAGALAAFGAGLLLARMPAGAKGLSGKYDSPGARKAAATEAVAHQSSGGPLPERVLWDALDAGADPTDSVRPGPGTVTSDDAPGAPETTRGSAAGPAGEANRPDTARKPGASDSDATP; encoded by the coding sequence ATGACCGACGCCGACGACGATCCGGCCGCGATACCCACCGCGAACTCGGCAGCGGCTCCGAACGGTGACAGCGCCGCTCCCGCCCCTGGTGCGGCCCGGCCGCGGCCGGTCGACTGGGGCGACGAGGAAGTGCTGTCCGCCGCGGCGCCGGCCGGGCCCTCCCCGGCCGGACGCTATCCGGTGGCCGCGCTCGTCCTGCTGGCCGTGGGCGCGGCCGCGCTGTGGGGATCCTCCCGGCTGACCTGGGTCACCGTCACCTCCGCGGACGGACTCACCGAACCCCGCACCGACGAGTTGAACGGCGGCGTCTGGTTCGGCGCGCTGACTCCGCTGGCGCTCGTGCTGCTGGCCGCCATCGCCGCGGTGGTCGCGACCCGCGGCTGGGTCCGCCGGATCGTGGGGGTGCTGGTCGCGTTGATCGCGGCGGTCACCGCGGTACCGGCGCTGGCACTGCTCACCGGGTCCGGCGCCACCGAGCAGCGGGCGGCGACGCTGGCCGAACTGCCCGGCCGTGCCGACGTGCAGGAGTTGGCGACCGCGCCGCTGCCCGCGCTGCTCACCCTCGCCGGTGCGCTGGCCGCGTTCGGCGCGGGGCTGCTGCTGGCCCGGATGCCGGCCGGCGCCAAAGGACTCTCCGGGAAATACGACAGTCCGGGGGCACGCAAGGCGGCCGCCACCGAGGCGGTCGCGCACCAGTCCTCCGGCGGTCCGCTGCCGGAACGGGTGCTGTGGGACGCACTGGACGCCGGCGCCGATCCGACCGACTCCGTGCGGCCGGGCCCGGGCACGGTCACCAGCGACGACGCGCCCGGCGCGCCGGAAACCACCCGGGGAAGCGCGGCCGGCCCCGCCGGGGAGGCGAACCGGCCGGATACAGCCCGGAAACCGGGCGCATCGGATTCCGATGCCACCCCGTAG
- a CDS encoding inositol monophosphatase family protein yields MTGADTELATLMTTAAEVLDGVHDRFLEGRGAPSAVAKGSKDFATELDLELERTISGQLLTRTGIEVHGEEFGGPALTSGTAWVLDPIDGTFNYSNGHPLTGTLLALVRDGEPVLGLAWFPPLGRRYAAVAGGPLLLDGKPQPPLAPAILDEAMIGFGAFNIESTGRVPGLFRHRVLGALSALSSRVRMHGSTGIDLAFTAEGTLGGAIVFGHHPWDNAAGALMVRCAGGVVTDLEGVEWTIESGSVLAAAPGVHAELLDMIAATRGSGHTAVSDRVDTAGPRGAEGTS; encoded by the coding sequence ATGACCGGGGCAGACACCGAGCTGGCCACGCTGATGACCACCGCCGCCGAGGTGCTGGACGGGGTGCACGACCGGTTCCTGGAAGGCCGGGGCGCGCCGAGCGCGGTGGCCAAGGGATCGAAGGATTTCGCCACCGAACTCGACCTGGAGCTCGAACGGACCATCTCCGGGCAACTGCTGACCCGGACCGGGATCGAGGTGCACGGTGAGGAATTCGGCGGTCCCGCGCTCACCAGCGGCACCGCCTGGGTCCTCGACCCCATCGACGGCACCTTCAACTATTCGAACGGGCATCCGCTCACCGGCACGCTGCTGGCGCTGGTCCGCGACGGCGAACCGGTGCTCGGCCTGGCCTGGTTCCCGCCGCTCGGCCGCCGGTACGCCGCCGTGGCCGGTGGCCCGTTGCTGCTCGACGGTAAACCGCAGCCGCCGCTGGCGCCCGCCATCCTCGACGAGGCGATGATCGGGTTCGGCGCCTTCAATATCGAGTCCACCGGCCGGGTGCCCGGCCTGTTCCGGCATCGGGTGCTCGGCGCGCTGAGCGCGCTGTCGTCCCGGGTGCGCATGCACGGCTCGACCGGGATCGACCTGGCCTTCACGGCCGAAGGCACCTTGGGCGGCGCCATCGTCTTCGGGCACCACCCCTGGGACAACGCGGCCGGCGCGCTCATGGTCCGGTGTGCGGGCGGAGTGGTCACCGACCTCGAAGGCGTGGAGTGGACCATCGAATCCGGGTCGGTGCTCGCGGCCGCGCCGGGCGTGCACGCCGAACTGCTCGATATGATCGCCGCCACCAGGGGTAGCGGGCACACCGCAGTATCCGATCGGGTGGACACCGCGGGCCCGCGTGGCGCGGAGGGGACCTCATGA
- the hisF gene encoding imidazole glycerol phosphate synthase subunit HisF — translation MTLATRVIPCLDVDAGRVVKGVNFQNLRDAGDPVQLAAAYDAQGADELTFLDVTASTGDRGTMVDVVTRTAEQIFIPLTVGGGVRTVADVDRLLRAGADKVSVNTAAIARPEVLDEMSQRFGSQCIVLSVDARTVPAGEPDTPSGWEVTTHGGRRGTGIDAVEWAIRGAELGVGEILLNSMDADGTKAGFDLRMIGAVRAAVSIPVIASGGAGAVEHFAPAVRAGADAVLAASVFHFGDLTIAQVKDALRAAELVVR, via the coding sequence ATGACGCTGGCTACTCGGGTTATTCCTTGTTTGGACGTCGATGCCGGGCGGGTGGTGAAGGGCGTCAACTTCCAGAATCTGCGCGATGCGGGCGACCCGGTGCAACTCGCCGCCGCCTACGACGCCCAGGGCGCCGACGAACTCACCTTCCTGGACGTCACGGCCTCCACCGGCGACCGCGGCACCATGGTCGACGTGGTGACGCGGACCGCCGAGCAGATCTTCATTCCACTCACCGTCGGCGGCGGGGTCCGCACCGTTGCCGACGTTGACCGGTTGTTGCGGGCCGGTGCGGACAAGGTCTCGGTGAACACCGCCGCCATCGCCCGGCCCGAGGTGCTCGACGAGATGTCGCAGCGGTTCGGGTCCCAATGCATCGTGCTGTCGGTGGACGCCCGCACCGTGCCGGCCGGCGAGCCCGATACGCCCTCGGGCTGGGAGGTGACCACGCACGGTGGGCGCCGCGGCACCGGTATCGACGCTGTCGAATGGGCGATCCGCGGGGCCGAACTCGGTGTCGGGGAGATCCTCCTCAATTCGATGGACGCCGACGGCACTAAAGCCGGTTTCGACCTGCGGATGATCGGCGCGGTCCGGGCCGCCGTCTCGATACCGGTGATCGCCTCGGGCGGCGCCGGTGCGGTCGAACATTTCGCTCCGGCGGTGCGGGCAGGCGCCGACGCCGTACTGGCGGCGAGCGTCTTCCACTTCGGCGACCTGACCATCGCGCAGGTCAAGGACGCGCTGCGGGCGGCGGAACTGGTGGTGCGCTGA
- a CDS encoding MarR family winged helix-turn-helix transcriptional regulator has product MTDWLNPVEGRAWRAVVALLNRLPGALDTDLQRESGVTHFEYWVLTLLSEAPDRRLQMSELAQRANSSLSRLSHVVSKLERMGWATRTAAAGRRGVLALLTDEGHQKVVEAAPGYMDVVRRLVFDGLDAEQTAALADLGETLTGHLAATLGRSGQPTAPEPGR; this is encoded by the coding sequence GTGACGGATTGGCTGAACCCGGTGGAAGGACGCGCCTGGCGCGCGGTGGTCGCACTGTTGAACCGCCTGCCCGGCGCCCTGGATACCGATCTGCAGCGAGAATCCGGGGTCACGCATTTCGAGTACTGGGTGCTCACCCTGCTCTCGGAGGCGCCCGATCGGCGACTGCAGATGAGCGAACTCGCCCAACGAGCTAATTCATCGCTATCCAGACTGTCGCATGTGGTGTCCAAGCTCGAACGGATGGGGTGGGCCACCCGCACCGCCGCCGCGGGTCGACGCGGCGTACTCGCCCTGCTCACCGACGAAGGTCACCAGAAGGTCGTGGAAGCCGCGCCCGGTTACATGGATGTGGTTCGACGTCTGGTGTTCGACGGATTGGACGCTGAGCAGACAGCCGCTCTCGCCGATCTGGGGGAAACGCTCACCGGACATCTGGCCGCCACGCTCGGCCGGTCCGGACAGCCGACGGCGCCGGAGCCCGGACGCTGA
- the priA gene encoding bifunctional 1-(5-phosphoribosyl)-5-((5-phosphoribosylamino)methylideneamino)imidazole-4-carboxamide isomerase/phosphoribosylanthranilate isomerase PriA, with the protein MSLVLLPAVDVANGEAVRLVQGAAGSETSYGSPRDAALAWQESGAEWVHLVDLDAAFGRGSNRELLAQVVGELDVAVELSGGIRDDESLKAALATGCARVNLGTAALENPQWCARAIGEYGDRVAVGLDAQIVDGEYRLRGRGWVSDGGDLWEVLERLERDGCTRYVVTDVTKDGTLTGPNLDLLSEVCMATEAPVIASGGVSALADLTAIAGLVPEGVEGAIVGKALYAGRFTLPEALAAVR; encoded by the coding sequence GTGAGTCTTGTGCTGCTGCCCGCCGTCGATGTCGCCAATGGAGAGGCCGTACGCCTGGTGCAGGGCGCGGCGGGTAGCGAAACCAGTTACGGTTCGCCCCGCGACGCGGCCCTGGCGTGGCAGGAGTCGGGCGCCGAATGGGTGCATCTGGTGGACCTGGACGCGGCCTTCGGTCGCGGGTCCAATCGTGAGCTGCTCGCCCAGGTGGTCGGTGAACTCGATGTGGCCGTCGAACTGTCCGGCGGGATCCGCGACGACGAATCGCTGAAGGCGGCGCTGGCCACCGGTTGCGCCCGCGTCAACCTCGGCACGGCCGCGCTCGAGAATCCGCAGTGGTGCGCGCGGGCCATCGGCGAATACGGCGACCGGGTGGCGGTCGGCCTGGACGCGCAGATCGTCGACGGGGAGTACCGCCTGCGCGGCCGCGGCTGGGTCAGCGACGGCGGCGATCTGTGGGAGGTACTGGAACGGCTGGAACGCGACGGCTGCACCCGCTATGTCGTCACCGATGTCACCAAAGACGGCACTCTCACCGGACCGAACCTCGACCTGCTGAGTGAGGTGTGCATGGCGACCGAGGCGCCGGTGATCGCGTCGGGTGGGGTCTCGGCCCTGGCCGATCTCACCGCGATCGCGGGCCTGGTGCCCGAAGGTGTGGAGGGCGCGATCGTAGGCAAGGCGCTCTATGCGGGCCGGTTCACCCTGCCCGAGGCGCTGGCTGCCGTCCGTTGA
- a CDS encoding NAD(P)/FAD-dependent oxidoreductase, with protein sequence MTAQRTHIVVLGGGYAGSLAANRLQQNTDIDITLVNPRSEFVQRLRLHQFAAGTGDATADYGTLLGDRVQLVVDSATRIDPAERAVRLAAGGVLHYDYLVYAVGSTAATPPAVPGAAEFACSIAELEHAARLRDALAAAPGNARITVVGGGLTGIETAAELAEQGRTVTLICGGRLAPSFSEPARRSVARWLTGHGVELLENEVVAEVRPDAVVLAAGTTRPSAITVWTAGFGVPELAAVSGLRTDPLGRLLTDETLTSVDDDRIVAAGDASAPSGRPLRMSCYTAGPTGATAADTVLSRIAGVRPAVLDLAYLATNVGLGRRAATFHFTHKDDSPGTIYLGGRVGGRVAGSIKEAVTKGTLWAIGREARKPGSSVWRKGGGIRPTQRLWDR encoded by the coding sequence ATGACCGCACAGCGCACGCATATCGTCGTCCTCGGCGGCGGCTACGCCGGAAGTCTGGCGGCCAACCGGCTGCAGCAGAACACCGATATCGATATCACCCTCGTGAACCCGCGTTCGGAATTCGTCCAGCGGCTGCGGCTGCACCAGTTCGCGGCCGGGACCGGCGACGCCACCGCCGACTACGGCACCCTCCTCGGTGACCGGGTACAGCTGGTGGTGGACAGCGCCACCCGCATCGATCCCGCGGAGCGCGCGGTGCGGCTGGCAGCGGGCGGCGTGCTGCACTACGACTACCTCGTCTACGCCGTCGGCAGTACGGCGGCCACTCCTCCGGCAGTTCCCGGTGCGGCCGAATTCGCCTGTTCCATAGCGGAACTGGAACACGCCGCGCGACTGCGCGACGCTCTCGCCGCGGCGCCCGGGAACGCCCGGATCACCGTGGTCGGCGGCGGACTCACCGGTATCGAGACCGCCGCCGAACTGGCCGAACAAGGCCGGACCGTCACGCTGATCTGCGGGGGCCGACTGGCTCCGTCGTTCTCCGAACCCGCCCGACGCTCGGTGGCCCGATGGTTGACCGGCCACGGAGTCGAGCTGCTCGAGAACGAGGTGGTGGCCGAGGTCCGGCCGGATGCCGTGGTCCTCGCCGCCGGCACGACACGTCCCAGCGCGATCACCGTCTGGACCGCCGGATTCGGTGTGCCGGAGCTCGCCGCCGTCAGCGGCCTGCGCACCGACCCCCTCGGCCGCCTGCTCACCGACGAGACGCTGACCAGCGTGGACGACGACCGTATCGTCGCCGCCGGCGACGCGTCCGCACCGTCGGGCCGGCCACTGCGGATGAGTTGCTACACCGCCGGACCCACCGGCGCGACGGCCGCCGACACCGTGCTCAGCCGTATCGCCGGAGTCCGGCCGGCCGTGCTGGATCTGGCGTACCTGGCCACCAATGTCGGTCTGGGCCGGCGGGCGGCCACATTCCATTTCACCCACAAAGACGACTCGCCCGGCACGATCTACCTCGGCGGCCGGGTCGGCGGCCGCGTCGCCGGGTCGATCAAGGAGGCGGTCACGAAGGGCACGCTGTGGGCCATCGGCCGTGAGGCCCGCAAACCCGGTTCGTCCGTCTGGCGCAAGGGCGGCGGCATCCGGCCCACACAGCGGCTATGGGATCGGTAA
- a CDS encoding anthranilate synthase component I yields the protein MMTRMHGAPTPATTTRERFLELAAEHRVVPVTRKVLADSETPLSAYRKLAGDRAGTFLFESAENGRSWSRWSFIGAGSPSALTAVDGAATWLGATPAGAPSGGDPLDALRETLELLRTERLPGLPPLTGGMVGYLGYDAVRRMERLPEHAIDDLQLPEMVLLLATDLAAFDHHEGAITLIANAVNWNGTSENADAAYDDAVARLDRMTAALGAPAPSTVSVFDQPEPDYRRARTPDEYGAGVRRLVSEIEAGEAFQVVLSQRFEMDFGGAPIDLYRMLRAANPSPYMFLLHIPDGAGNTAFSIVGSSPEALVAVQDGVATTHPIAGTRWRGATEEDDLLLEKGLLADEKENAEHLMLVDLGRNDLGRVCLPGTVRVTEYRHVERYSHVMHLVSTVTGRLAPGKIALDAVRACFPAGTLSGAPKVRAMQLIEELEPTRRGVYGGVVGYLDFAGDADTAIAIRTALLKDGIAYVQAGAGVVADSEAEYEDTESRNKAMAVLRAVAAAETVRAFQDEGAGETDREAAASVPGGSV from the coding sequence ATGATGACACGAATGCACGGCGCGCCCACTCCCGCGACTACCACTCGCGAACGTTTCCTCGAACTCGCCGCCGAACACCGGGTCGTCCCGGTGACCCGGAAGGTGCTGGCCGATTCGGAGACTCCACTGTCGGCCTACCGCAAACTGGCCGGAGATCGAGCGGGCACCTTCCTGTTCGAATCAGCGGAGAACGGGCGGTCCTGGTCGCGCTGGTCGTTCATCGGCGCCGGCAGCCCGTCCGCGCTCACCGCTGTGGACGGCGCCGCCACCTGGCTGGGCGCCACCCCCGCGGGCGCGCCGTCCGGCGGCGATCCCCTGGACGCGCTGCGCGAAACCCTGGAGCTGCTGCGCACCGAACGGCTGCCCGGTCTGCCCCCGCTCACCGGCGGGATGGTCGGCTACCTCGGTTATGACGCGGTGCGGCGGATGGAACGGCTGCCCGAGCACGCGATCGATGATCTGCAACTGCCGGAGATGGTGCTGCTGCTGGCCACCGATCTGGCCGCGTTCGACCATCACGAAGGCGCGATCACGCTGATCGCCAACGCGGTGAACTGGAACGGTACCTCCGAGAACGCCGATGCCGCCTATGACGACGCCGTCGCCCGGCTGGACCGGATGACCGCCGCGCTCGGCGCGCCCGCACCGTCCACAGTCTCGGTGTTCGACCAGCCCGAACCCGATTACCGGCGAGCCCGGACCCCGGACGAGTACGGCGCCGGTGTGCGCCGCCTGGTCTCGGAGATCGAGGCCGGTGAGGCGTTCCAGGTGGTGCTGTCGCAGCGATTCGAGATGGACTTCGGCGGCGCGCCCATCGATCTCTATCGCATGCTGCGCGCGGCCAACCCGAGCCCGTACATGTTCCTGCTGCACATCCCGGACGGCGCCGGCAACACCGCGTTCTCCATCGTCGGGTCCAGCCCGGAGGCGCTGGTCGCGGTCCAGGACGGGGTCGCGACCACTCATCCGATCGCGGGCACCCGCTGGCGCGGGGCCACCGAGGAGGACGATCTGCTGCTCGAGAAGGGCCTGCTGGCCGACGAGAAGGAGAACGCCGAACACCTCATGCTGGTCGATCTCGGTCGCAACGATCTGGGCCGGGTCTGCCTCCCGGGTACGGTGCGGGTCACCGAGTACCGGCACGTCGAGCGGTACAGCCATGTGATGCATCTGGTGTCCACGGTCACCGGCCGGCTCGCCCCCGGCAAGATCGCGCTCGACGCGGTGCGCGCCTGCTTCCCGGCCGGAACCCTCTCCGGTGCCCCCAAGGTCCGGGCGATGCAGCTGATCGAGGAACTCGAGCCCACCCGGCGCGGCGTATACGGCGGGGTGGTCGGCTACCTGGATTTCGCCGGTGACGCCGATACCGCGATCGCCATCCGCACCGCCCTGCTCAAGGACGGTATCGCCTATGTGCAGGCGGGTGCGGGCGTGGTGGCCGATTCCGAGGCAGAGTACGAGGACACCGAATCGCGCAACAAGGCGATGGCCGTACTCCGCGCCGTCGCCGCCGCCGAGACCGTGCGCGCGTTCCAGGACGAAGGCGCCGGTGAGACGGATCGGGAGGCGGCGGCCTCGGTTCCTGGAGGCAGCGTATGA
- a CDS encoding serine/threonine-protein kinase, which produces MGSGGTGVVWRAVDERLQRSVAIKQIHIKPSLPPAERDVLRQRATREARNAARFQHPNAIVVFDITEHGGDPCLVMEYMKSRSLAMVLSAQGPLPLPQVARIGEQVAAALIAAHQAGIVHRDVKPGNVLLDDHGTVKITDFGISRATGDVTLTETGLICGTAAYLAPEVARGADPTPAADVFALGATLFHALEGEPPFGSGNPLKVLYAAANGQVSDPQNAGPATDFLLDLLSPDPRERPTMREAREELSQFAGYENSSAEHAGFVPAREAFDRNGQDRNGHGGAAVSTMESPAPGRYGSATENTAPRRRPEPRTANRNGEEARPPRRPSTNPPTTTQRVAPKSGSGNGGVKRAVIIGGIAGAAVVGGVLFFSSSDSGDDSPARADNSTSATAPSSPDTSASNSPALGATASSGSVEWVQAGQVIEQFYLDPTGSWSLLTPAAQQVYGSQDEFDQYWSTRTVQSFNQIEAYKGNNPDGSVDMRVNNLSYGGQTRNPTLRIVSSGGNLLIDSDTR; this is translated from the coding sequence ATTGGTAGCGGCGGCACAGGCGTTGTCTGGCGTGCTGTCGACGAGCGTCTGCAACGGTCGGTGGCGATCAAGCAGATCCACATCAAGCCCAGTTTGCCGCCCGCCGAGCGCGATGTGCTCCGCCAGCGCGCGACTCGGGAGGCCCGCAACGCGGCCCGATTCCAGCATCCGAATGCCATTGTGGTCTTCGATATCACCGAGCACGGCGGCGATCCGTGCCTGGTGATGGAGTACATGAAATCCCGCAGCCTGGCGATGGTGCTGTCCGCCCAGGGACCGCTGCCGCTACCGCAGGTGGCCCGGATAGGCGAACAGGTCGCGGCCGCGCTCATCGCCGCGCATCAGGCCGGGATAGTGCACCGCGACGTGAAACCGGGCAATGTGCTGCTCGACGATCACGGCACGGTCAAGATCACCGATTTCGGCATCTCCCGGGCCACCGGCGATGTCACGCTCACCGAGACTGGCCTCATCTGCGGTACCGCCGCGTATCTGGCGCCGGAGGTGGCGCGCGGCGCCGATCCGACCCCCGCCGCGGATGTGTTCGCCCTGGGCGCGACGCTCTTCCACGCGCTGGAGGGCGAGCCGCCGTTCGGTTCCGGCAATCCGCTCAAAGTCCTCTACGCGGCGGCCAACGGACAGGTGAGCGATCCGCAGAACGCCGGTCCGGCCACCGATTTCCTACTGGACCTGCTCAGCCCGGACCCGCGCGAGCGGCCCACGATGCGCGAGGCGCGCGAAGAGCTGTCCCAGTTCGCCGGCTACGAGAACTCCTCGGCGGAGCATGCGGGTTTCGTCCCGGCCCGCGAGGCGTTCGACCGCAACGGACAGGATCGCAACGGGCACGGCGGCGCCGCCGTCAGCACCATGGAGTCGCCCGCGCCCGGCCGGTACGGCAGCGCGACCGAGAACACCGCGCCCCGGCGGCGTCCGGAGCCGCGCACGGCGAATCGCAACGGCGAGGAAGCGCGGCCGCCGCGCCGCCCTTCGACCAATCCCCCGACGACCACCCAGCGGGTCGCACCGAAATCGGGATCGGGGAACGGCGGTGTCAAACGCGCCGTCATCATCGGCGGGATCGCCGGTGCGGCGGTGGTCGGCGGAGTACTGTTCTTCAGCTCCTCCGATTCCGGCGACGACAGCCCGGCCCGCGCGGACAATTCCACCAGTGCCACGGCACCGAGCTCCCCCGACACCTCCGCCTCGAACAGTCCGGCGCTCGGCGCCACGGCGAGCAGCGGCTCGGTCGAATGGGTGCAGGCCGGGCAGGTCATCGAGCAGTTCTATCTCGATCCCACGGGTTCCTGGTCGCTGCTGACGCCCGCCGCGCAACAGGTGTACGGCAGCCAGGACGAGTTCGATCAGTACTGGTCGACCCGGACCGTGCAGAGTTTCAACCAGATCGAGGCGTACAAGGGCAACAACCCGGACGGTTCGGTGGATATGCGGGTGAACAACCTCAGTTACGGGGGCCAGACACGCAATCCGACGCTGCGGATCGTGAGCTCCGGCGGGAACCTGCTCATCGACAGCGATACCCGCTGA
- the trpC gene encoding indole-3-glycerol phosphate synthase TrpC — protein MTVLDSILDGVRSDVAAREAVLDFPAVKAAAAAAVPPLDAKAALLEDGIGVIAEVKRASPSKGALAEIIDPASLAKSYEDGGARIISVLTEGRRFHGSLDDLDAVRATVTIPVLRKDFVVGPYQIHEARAHGADVILLIVAALEQDTLASLIDRTESLGMTALVEVHTEEEADRALTAGASVIGVNARNLKTLEVDRDCFSRIAPGLPTEVVRIAESGVRGTADLLAYAGAGADAVLVGEGLVTSGDPRAAVSELVTAGTHPSCPKPARRGR, from the coding sequence ATGACGGTACTCGACTCGATTCTCGACGGGGTCCGCTCGGATGTAGCCGCTCGGGAAGCGGTGCTGGACTTCCCCGCGGTGAAGGCAGCGGCCGCCGCCGCAGTGCCTCCGCTCGATGCGAAGGCAGCGCTCCTCGAAGACGGCATCGGCGTGATCGCCGAGGTCAAGCGGGCCAGCCCCTCCAAAGGGGCACTAGCCGAGATCATCGATCCGGCCAGTCTCGCCAAGTCCTACGAGGACGGTGGCGCCCGGATCATCAGCGTGCTCACCGAGGGCAGGCGCTTCCACGGATCGCTCGACGACCTCGACGCGGTCCGCGCGACGGTGACCATTCCGGTGCTGCGCAAGGATTTCGTGGTCGGTCCCTACCAGATCCACGAGGCCCGCGCGCACGGCGCCGACGTGATCCTGCTGATCGTGGCCGCGCTGGAGCAGGACACGCTGGCCTCGCTCATCGATCGCACCGAATCGCTCGGGATGACCGCGCTGGTCGAGGTGCACACCGAGGAAGAGGCCGATCGCGCCCTCACCGCGGGCGCGTCGGTGATCGGGGTCAACGCCCGCAACCTCAAGACGCTCGAGGTCGACCGGGACTGCTTCTCCAGGATCGCCCCCGGCCTACCCACCGAAGTGGTCCGGATCGCCGAATCCGGGGTCCGCGGGACGGCCGATCTGCTCGCTTACGCCGGCGCCGGCGCCGACGCGGTACTGGTGGGCGAAGGGCTGGTCACCAGTGGCGACCCGCGCGCGGCGGTTTCCGAGCTGGTCACCGCGGGCACGCACCCGTCCTGCCCGAAACCGGCCCGGCGGGGACGATGA